Proteins found in one uncultured Desulfuromonas sp. genomic segment:
- the pyrE gene encoding orotate phosphoribosyltransferase, producing MTENERSELMEIIRELSYEQREVTLASGRKSNFYFDGKQTTLHPRGSVLVGKAFYKALENFDATVDGVGGLTMGADPIATAASLISSLEGTPIPAFIIRKEPKGHGTGQWLEGRKNVPPGSKVVIVEDVVTTGGSSMKAIERAQAEGLEVLGVVTLVDREEGGREFFEENKVPFFAIFTKSQVAG from the coding sequence ATGACGGAAAATGAACGCAGTGAACTGATGGAGATTATTCGCGAGCTGTCTTATGAGCAACGCGAAGTGACCCTGGCATCCGGTCGCAAAAGCAACTTTTACTTTGACGGCAAGCAGACCACCCTGCATCCGCGTGGTTCAGTGCTGGTCGGTAAAGCCTTTTACAAGGCATTGGAAAATTTTGATGCCACAGTGGACGGTGTTGGCGGCCTGACCATGGGCGCGGACCCTATTGCCACAGCTGCGTCACTGATCAGCTCTCTGGAAGGCACGCCGATTCCGGCCTTTATCATCCGCAAAGAGCCCAAGGGGCACGGCACCGGCCAATGGCTGGAGGGGCGTAAGAATGTTCCGCCCGGATCCAAGGTGGTGATTGTTGAGGATGTTGTAACCACCGGTGGTTCCTCTATGAAGGCCATTGAACGCGCCCAGGCCGAAGGCCTTGAAGTGCTTGGCGTGGTGACGCTGGTCGATCGTGAAGAGGGTGGTCGTGAGTTTTTTGAAGAGAACAAGGTGCCCTTTTTCGCCATTTTCACCAAGTCCCAAGTGGCCGGTTAG
- a CDS encoding DUF2807 domain-containing protein, whose product MLRHRLISFVMFLAVLVSVSSLSWADSCLQGNGLLGHQQRTLAAFDHIVLQGSFTLNVRVTGKNHCTVSGDENLLDEVVTQVEDSELLIAPKTALQLKQPMVINLEVADLAGVTAEGAHRVEIDELLCPAFVLTLDGACSARLAGFASLLEAELSGASTLKAEQLECCDASIVANGTTVAKLQVKKSLGVHASGIAEVLYLGEPELAVVDLTGRARVAPLP is encoded by the coding sequence ATGCTACGACATCGTCTCATCTCTTTTGTGATGTTTTTGGCTGTTTTGGTAAGTGTTTCGTCACTGAGCTGGGCCGATTCCTGTTTGCAGGGCAATGGCCTTCTGGGGCACCAGCAACGCACTCTGGCCGCATTTGATCATATTGTGCTTCAGGGCAGTTTTACGCTCAACGTGCGTGTGACAGGAAAAAATCACTGCACGGTGAGTGGTGATGAAAATCTGCTGGATGAGGTGGTGACCCAGGTCGAGGATAGTGAGCTGTTGATTGCTCCTAAAACCGCTTTGCAGCTTAAACAACCCATGGTGATTAATCTGGAGGTCGCCGATCTGGCCGGAGTGACGGCTGAGGGAGCCCACCGTGTTGAGATCGATGAATTGCTCTGTCCGGCATTTGTTCTGACTTTGGATGGGGCATGCAGTGCCCGGCTGGCGGGGTTTGCGTCGCTGCTGGAAGCGGAATTGTCCGGGGCGTCCACGCTTAAAGCCGAACAGTTGGAATGCTGTGATGCCTCGATTGTGGCGAATGGTACTACCGTGGCCAAGCTTCAGGTGAAGAAAAGCCTTGGTGTGCATGCCAGCGGGATTGCCGAGGTGCTTTATCTTGGTGAACCGGAACTGGCTGTGGTTGATTTGACCGGGCGGGCTCGGGTTGCGCCTTTGCCGTAA